In the genome of Streptomyces liliifuscus, the window CTGGTCTGCTTGCCGGTTCGCGTTCAGGCCGCGTTCCACTGGGCCGCGGCGAGGAACTGCTGGTTGAGCACCGGGTCAGTGCCGAACCGGCCTCCGGCGTGCAGCGTGGTGGTGCGGGCGGCCTCCATCCGCACGCCGCGCATGCTCATGCACAGGTGCAGCCCGCGTACGGCGACGGCGACGTCCTTGCGCCCGATCACGCCGGTGAGGTACTCAGCGACCTGCTTGGTGAAGCGTTCCTGGACCTGGAGACGCCCCGCGAAGTGCGCGGCGATACGTCCGAACTTCGACAGGCCAACCACCTCGCCGTCGGGCACATATCCGGCAGTGACCTCCAAGTTCATGGGCAGCATGTGGTGCTCGCAGAGCGCCCACACGCTCATGCCGCCCACGACAACCAGCTGGTCGCTCAGCAGGGGCTCGCTGAAACAGGTGACCGACGTGGCGTCGTCCGGGGACAGGAAGTTGCTCCACCAGGCCGCGACGCGCTCGGGGGTGCCGATGAGCCCCTCGCGGGCGGGATCCTCGCCCAGCGCGATCAGGAGCTGGCGGACCAGGTAGCTGACCCGGGCGGTGTCGATGTCCGCGGCGGGCCGGCCGGGAACGGGGAGGGCGGCGCCCAGAGGGGTCTCGGGGCTGGCCGTGGAGGTCGTCATGGGCTTCTCTCGCTTCCGGGGACTGGGGAACGGAGGGGACGGAACGGGAGATCAGCGGCCTCGTGCGTCTGCGAAGGCGAGCACGTGCAGCCGGGTGGTGAGATGCCAGTGCCGGGCTGCGACCGCGTCCGCGAGAACCCGGGTTGTGGCCGTGATCGCATCGGCGGTGGTGCCCTCGGGCATCACCCATACCGGCGCGAGTTGGTGGGCGTCGGCGAGCTCGGCGACGCGGTCGAGGTCGGCCACCGAGGACGCGACGAACTTG includes:
- the folE gene encoding GTP cyclohydrolase I — its product is MTTSTASPETPLGAALPVPGRPAADIDTARVSYLVRQLLIALGEDPAREGLIGTPERVAAWWSNFLSPDDATSVTCFSEPLLSDQLVVVGGMSVWALCEHHMLPMNLEVTAGYVPDGEVVGLSKFGRIAAHFAGRLQVQERFTKQVAEYLTGVIGRKDVAVAVRGLHLCMSMRGVRMEAARTTTLHAGGRFGTDPVLNQQFLAAAQWNAA